Sequence from the Nitrincola iocasae genome:
TGTTATATTTTTCAACAACCGAGGAAGCCATGATGATTCCGATAGAAACACTCTTGCTGTTCCTTGCGACCACTATCGTGGTGGTGATTTCTCCAGGCCCTGCTGCAATTGTTGTTACTGGCGAAGCCGCATCCAATGGATTTAAAAAATCATTTTCTGTCATCTTGGGAATTGCCATTGCTAACGTAGTATTCTTTGCTCTATCAGCGACAGGAATTGCTGCACTTATCATTGCATCAAACGTTTTGTTCACAGCAATCAAGTGGATTGGCGTTGCCTACCTTCTTTATCTTGGCTTTGGAGCAATTATGGGCTCCGCTGGACCACTCACCATCTCTCCATCAAGGCGGGAAGTTGCTAGCTACCACAAGACCTTTATCAGAGGGTTCATCCTGGAAGCCTCAAATCCTAAAGCGCTGCTCTATTTTTCAGCCATATTGCCGCAGTTTATAGACATCTCTCGCCCTGTACTGCCGCAATTTGCAATGTTGTGTTTCATAACCCTAATCATAGATTTATGTTGTTACTCGCTTTATGCATATTTGGGAAACAAATCTAATAAAGTGGCTATTTCCCCTTTTATCATCAAGAGCATAAATCGCACGGCCGGAGGCCTGTTGATTTTCGCGGGAGTTAAAATGGCCACAGTTGAGCGACAATAAGATATAACCCTGTATTGCCGAGAATCGCCGTCAGTGCAGGGGCAGCATGAGGTTCAGTACAAATTCAAATTTCAGCTTTTTGAACGAAAAAATACCGCCTCTTCGACCACATAATCAATTAAATCATCTTCTTCAATCTCATCATCCTTGACCTCATAAACACTCAGAACAGACGCCCCTGCATTAATGACCGACGCGGAATCACCACTCAGCAGTGGATGCCATTCAGGCAGGGGCTTGCGCTCATGCACCAGACGATAGGCACAAGTGGGTGGTAACCAGTGGAACTCAGATACATCTTCCGGTCGCAATTGCACGCAGGAGGGCACCAGGCGCGTACGCTCGCTATAGCGGGTACACTGGCAGGTTTGATCATCCAGCAGATGGCACACTACTGTGGTGTAAAATACTTCGTCGGTATCCTCATCTTCAACTTTGTGCAGACAGCATAGTGCACAACCATCGCATAAAGACTCCCACTCCTGCGGGGTCATCTCATGCAGGGCTTTTCGCTGCCAAAAGACCTCCTGAGCCAAAATCAGCGCACTCCGGTCTCAGGACGATTGGGATACAAATCCAACAGATAATCCTCTTTCGGGGGCGGCATCTGCAGAAAATAACCTTTGTCACGGATTGACTCCAGCACATTATCAACATCAACACGCGCTAACTTACGTCCCTTTATAATTGGCATGTCCATAATATGCTGGGCTTTACCAAACATTTCGCTCAGGGCATCCGGCACTGATTTCAAACCTTCACGTTTATCGACGTAAAGGTACATTTCATCCTTGCGCGAACTACGGTATATCGAACAAACTAACATGCGTTCACTCTTGTATCTTGTTGCGTTTCTAAAGCCTTTAGCAACTGATCACCGATCAGCGCCTTACGCCAGCCACTCAGTGTTTCCGGCAAATGAAAATGCCCCTGATCATCTTTTGAATTAATCAATTTTTCCAGATCACGCCGACGTACGAGCAATTCCGGCATGATTTGCTGTGCCTTCGACACCTCTCGTCCGATCACTTTGAGGCGTTTCAGCGTCGCACTGTGGTAGATATGCAGTGGCAAATTGATCGGCTCTGGAGGGTTTTGTTTTGCAGACGCTTCAGCCTGTGACAGCACAGCTAAAATAGCCTCACCATCTGTTTTGAGATTCTGACGGCGCAGCAAACCCAGAGCATTCAGTTGTTCCAGGGTTTGCGGCCAGCATTCTATAATTTTTATCAGGTGTTCATTTCTCAGTACATGAGGCCGACAAAGATTACGCTCACGACACACCCTTTCGCGCCATGCAGCCAAGTCACGCAAACCCGCCAGAGTCACTTCCGAGTTGATATTCAACTGGGTAAAACGACGATAGTACTCAAGCCCACCTGGATCATTATCCCGAGAAGACTGACCCAGCATACGACACTCATCCAGCATCCATTCGTAGCGACCACTGGTTTGAAGTTCGCTTTTGAGTTGCATCGCTATAGTAGGCAAATAAGCAACATCCAGCGCTGCATACAATATCTGCTCATCAGTCAAAGGACGCTGCAGCCAGTCGGAGCGGGTATGCGCCTTTCCCAGGGTAATATCCAGCGCATGCTGCAGTATACGCTGCAGCCCCATACTGAAGCCCCAACCTGCAAATGCTGCCGCTACCTGGGTATCCATAAGCGGTTCGGGGATGACACCGTAGTGATGACGAAACAGCTCCAGGTCTTCACTGGCGGCATGCAGCACCTTAAGCACGCGCACATCAGCTAACAAGGCGGCAAATGCCGACATATCCTCAACACTGAGGGGATCGATCAGGTAGCAATGATATTCATCAGCCACCTGGATCAAAGCAGGAATCGGATAAAAGGTATCCACCCGCATAAACTCGGTATCGACCGCAATAAGGGGTAATTCTGCCCACTGCTTGCAGTAGTGAATCAGCGTTTCGGTATCGCGAATCCACACAGGTTCACGCGCACTTAATACCAGTTGATCAGCCTTATAAGCCTCTGTAATTTGTGTCATGCCTTATCCCGGACAATTACACGCCGCCCCGCCAAGGCGTGCGCGAGTGTACCGCCATCTACAAATTCAAGTTCACCACCAACCGGCACGCCATGGGCAATACGGGTGATGCGGATATCCTCGCGTTCAATCTGTGCAGAGATATAGTGGGCTGTCGCCTCTCCCTCCACTGTCGGATTGGTCGCCAGAATCAACTCTTTTACCTCCCCCTGATCAATACGCTCAAGCAACTGAGGAATGCCCAGGTCTTCAGGCCCTACACCATCAATGGGTGACAGATGCCCTTTGAGCACAAAATACACCCCCCCAAAGCCACCGCTCTGTTCGATAGCCAGCAGGTCAACAGGTGACTCCAACACACACACCACACTGTTATCACGATTGACATCGGTGCAAATTTCACACACGGGGGTTTCAGATAGCGTACGGCATTTTTCACATTCACCGATTTTTTCAACGGCTAGCAATAAGGACTCAGCCAACTGCCGGGCATTATCACGATCACGTTCCAGCAGATGTAACGCCATACGCTGCGCTGACTTGGGGCCGACTCCAGGCAAACAGCGTAGCGCATTGATCAACTGCAGCAGCAATGGACTGAATGACATCAGAAGGGCATCTTAAAGCCTGGTGGCATCTGCATGCCACCGGTGATCTGAGCCATACGTTGCTGCGAGTCCGCCTCTACTTTACGAACAGCATCATTTACGGCGGCTGCGATCAGGTCTTCAAGGATCTCTTTATCCTCTTCCATCAGACTACTATCGATGCTGACGCTTTTCACATCATGACGGCCATTCATTACAATACTGACTAGCCCAGCTCCAGACTCACCCTGCACTTCGGCACTGGCAATTTCCTGTTGAGCACGCTGCATCTCTTCCTGCATTTTTTGGGCTTGTTTCATGATATCGCCCATACCTTTCATCATAATACTATCCTCAACTAATCAATGGGTCTGACAGAAGCTGTGTCCAGCTCGGCAGAGAACTGTTCAATTATACGCTGAACCATCGGGTCCTTCTGCATAGAAATCACCGCTTCAGCCTGGCGTTCCGCTTTTTTACGATTACTGTATTGGGCTGGTGTTTCGTGGGTTTGTTCCGCTTGAACAAAGCGTATTTCAAGCGACGCGTTAAAATACACCTGTAACGCTTCCTGAATACGCTCTTTTTGGATGCTATTCAGCAACGCGCCCTGCTCAGGTGGATAATGAAAGCTTAATGTCTCAGCATCAACGCTTTCCAGTGACAAATTACGGCATATACTCGCAGTCATACCCGTCAGCGCCAAAAGTGGCGCAACTCGGACCCAATCTGTCAAGGTCAGCTCCGTTAGGCTCACTGGCACAACCGCTTCAGATGCCTCATCTACAACGGCCGAAGGCACGACCAAAGGCGTGTCAACGACAACCTCAGGTGATACAGCAGACATTTCCCTACTGGATAATGAAGGTGTGACAACCGGCGGCACCAGCTCTGCAGCTTCTGGGGCAGGCTCAGCGTATTGGGCTGCCGGAGTCTCAGCAGCCTCAGGCTTTTTTACCGGGGAAGGAACCTCATCATCCGTCCAGGGAGGTGCTTCATCCCAGGGGGGTACCACTTCAGCCTGATTTGATCGGGCCGTTACAGTTGCAGCCGTCTCAACGGGCGAATTGCTCGTTGAATCAATACCAGCAGGCCTCTCTGTCACTGTTGTGGGTTTTTCAGCTGCAGGCGTTGATACCTGCAAAGAAGCCGGACGAAACGCCAGCATGCGCAACAACACCATTTCCAGCCCTTCTCGCAGATCCGGCGCATAGGGCAGATCTTTGCGCCCCATCAGGGCAATCTGATAATACAGCTGGATATCTTCCGCACGCAGCAACGCGGCGAGCTCCATAACCTGCTGCTGATCTCCCAGGCTGTTGTCGATGGCATCGGGAAGTAATTGAGCCAGGGCCACACGATGCAGCAGACTGACCAGGTCCGCTAAAACTGAGCTGTAATCCGGGCTAAATTCGGAAAGTGCTTGTACCGCATCCATAACACCACGGGCATCATGTTGCGCCAACGCGATCATAATCTGATACACCAGCCGCTGGTCTATGGTACCTAACATGGTGCGCACATCAGCCTCAGAAACCATACCTGAACCAAAGGCAATCGCCTGGTCAGTCAAGCTCAAGGCATCACGCATGGAACCATCGGCACTGCGCGCCAGCAACCAAAGCGCTGGCTCATCAAAACTCAGTTGCTCTTCAGTGAGAACATAGTGCAGATGCTCAACAATGCGCTGAGGACTAAGATTCTTCAGATTAAACTGTAAGCAGCGAGACAGTACCGTTAC
This genomic interval carries:
- a CDS encoding LysE family translocator, whose protein sequence is MLYFSTTEEAMMIPIETLLLFLATTIVVVISPGPAAIVVTGEAASNGFKKSFSVILGIAIANVVFFALSATGIAALIIASNVLFTAIKWIGVAYLLYLGFGAIMGSAGPLTISPSRREVASYHKTFIRGFILEASNPKALLYFSAILPQFIDISRPVLPQFAMLCFITLIIDLCCYSLYAYLGNKSNKVAISPFIIKSINRTAGGLLIFAGVKMATVERQ
- a CDS encoding YcgN family cysteine cluster protein; the encoded protein is MAQEVFWQRKALHEMTPQEWESLCDGCALCCLHKVEDEDTDEVFYTTVVCHLLDDQTCQCTRYSERTRLVPSCVQLRPEDVSEFHWLPPTCAYRLVHERKPLPEWHPLLSGDSASVINAGASVLSVYEVKDDEIEEDDLIDYVVEEAVFFRSKS
- a CDS encoding YcgL domain-containing protein; the encoded protein is MLVCSIYRSSRKDEMYLYVDKREGLKSVPDALSEMFGKAQHIMDMPIIKGRKLARVDVDNVLESIRDKGYFLQMPPPKEDYLLDLYPNRPETGVR
- the rnd gene encoding ribonuclease D — translated: MTQITEAYKADQLVLSAREPVWIRDTETLIHYCKQWAELPLIAVDTEFMRVDTFYPIPALIQVADEYHCYLIDPLSVEDMSAFAALLADVRVLKVLHAASEDLELFRHHYGVIPEPLMDTQVAAAFAGWGFSMGLQRILQHALDITLGKAHTRSDWLQRPLTDEQILYAALDVAYLPTIAMQLKSELQTSGRYEWMLDECRMLGQSSRDNDPGGLEYYRRFTQLNINSEVTLAGLRDLAAWRERVCRERNLCRPHVLRNEHLIKIIECWPQTLEQLNALGLLRRQNLKTDGEAILAVLSQAEASAKQNPPEPINLPLHIYHSATLKRLKVIGREVSKAQQIMPELLVRRRDLEKLINSKDDQGHFHLPETLSGWRKALIGDQLLKALETQQDTRVNAC
- the recR gene encoding recombination mediator RecR, yielding MSFSPLLLQLINALRCLPGVGPKSAQRMALHLLERDRDNARQLAESLLLAVEKIGECEKCRTLSETPVCEICTDVNRDNSVVCVLESPVDLLAIEQSGGFGGVYFVLKGHLSPIDGVGPEDLGIPQLLERIDQGEVKELILATNPTVEGEATAHYISAQIEREDIRITRIAHGVPVGGELEFVDGGTLAHALAGRRVIVRDKA
- a CDS encoding YbaB/EbfC family nucleoid-associated protein, whose product is MMKGMGDIMKQAQKMQEEMQRAQQEIASAEVQGESGAGLVSIVMNGRHDVKSVSIDSSLMEEDKEILEDLIAAAVNDAVRKVEADSQQRMAQITGGMQMPPGFKMPF
- the dnaX gene encoding DNA polymerase III subunit gamma/tau — protein: MSYQVLARKWRPRKFSEMAGQEHVLRALVNALDNDRLHHAYLFTGTRGVGKTSIARLFAKALNCEEGVSSTPCGVCTACREIAEGRFVDLIEVDAASRTKVEDTRELLENVQYAPSHGRYKVYLIDEVHMLSSSSFNALLKTLEEPPPHVKFLLATTDPQKLPVTVLSRCLQFNLKNLSPQRIVEHLHYVLTEEQLSFDEPALWLLARSADGSMRDALSLTDQAIAFGSGMVSEADVRTMLGTIDQRLVYQIMIALAQHDARGVMDAVQALSEFSPDYSSVLADLVSLLHRVALAQLLPDAIDNSLGDQQQVMELAALLRAEDIQLYYQIALMGRKDLPYAPDLREGLEMVLLRMLAFRPASLQVSTPAAEKPTTVTERPAGIDSTSNSPVETAATVTARSNQAEVVPPWDEAPPWTDDEVPSPVKKPEAAETPAAQYAEPAPEAAELVPPVVTPSLSSREMSAVSPEVVVDTPLVVPSAVVDEASEAVVPVSLTELTLTDWVRVAPLLALTGMTASICRNLSLESVDAETLSFHYPPEQGALLNSIQKERIQEALQVYFNASLEIRFVQAEQTHETPAQYSNRKKAERQAEAVISMQKDPMVQRIIEQFSAELDTASVRPID